In Desulfosalsimonas propionicica, the sequence AGGATAGGTATTATCAAATCCTTGCAGTCCGAGATAATCCATGAGGTCTTTGCCTGTGGCCATGGCTTCCCTCCGGGCCACTCCCATGGCACGCAAAGGAAGGATTGCATTGTCCAACGCTGTTTTCCATGCAAGCAACCGGGGCTTTTGAAAAACATAGCCCAAACGGAAGGCTTTGGTTGCGACGCTGCCTTTGGTGGGCTGCAAAATTCCTGAGACCAGCTTGAGTATAGTCGATTTGCCAGCCCCGCTTTTACCGGCTATCCCTACCACTTCTCCTTTGGAGACAGAGAACGTAATATTTTTTAATACACTAAAATTTTGAAAATCTTTTGCTACATTGCAAAATTCAATCATTATTCCTGCCTCTCCACCGCATGATTTTGTTCAGCACGGGTTTAAGCATGCAAAAATCTGTTATTCCAACAATCAAAAGGCTAAGCAGAACAAGGGCATAAAGCTCTGCAATATCGAGATTTGTGCGGGCTGAGGACAAAATATACCCAAGCCCTTCGTGTGCCCCCAGCACCTCCGCCAGCACAACGATTCTAATACCATTTCCGATCACAATTGCCATGCCGGAAGCAAGAGGCACAGCAATGGACATCAGGTAGATGTCACGGATTTTCATCCACAATGAAAACCGATATATCTCAGCCATCTCAACCAGGTCCCGATCTACGGAATGCATTCCCTCTATTGTGCTAACATAGACAACCGGGGAAAGAAGCAATGATGTAATAAAAACAACCATGGCTGAACCCATTCCAAACCAAAGCAGGGCCACCATGATAACGACAACGGCCGGTATGCTCATCAGGACCCAGCGAAAAGGTTCAAGCATCAGGCGAAAAGGCCTGCTGAGACCAGCAGGAATGCCGAGCCCAAAGCCGGCTGCCACTCCGAAAGCAATCCCCAAAAACAGGCGCTGGATGCTAACCAGAAAATGAGAAGACAGAAAATCGGTCCTGGACAGTATTCTGTACAGCGCCCTTAAGGTATCTGCAGGCGGAGCGATAACCAGTCCGGACATATGCCCAGAAGCCAACTGCCAGAAAAAGATCAGCAACAAAACGCCGAAAGCTGAATACAAAGCGCCAGGGGGTTTTTTGTAAAATTGCAAAGCGCTGTAAGTGTATGTTTTCATTTTCACGGCTTCCAGATCACATTTTCATCAGGGATCTTGCCGCCAATACAGGCAGGATTTTTTGCTTTTACAATGTTTAAGAAAAAGTTTATTTCTCCTCTGGCCTCCGCGGCCGGTTCAATCCGGTAGCAGGTTGCTTTGATGTTTTCCGAAACGGCTTTTTCGCACAGGCCGGGGAAAAGCACCGAAAACTGCTTTGCTGTTTCAACCGGATGCTTCAGGCACCAGGATGCATTTGCCCTGTATGCCTTGCGAAAAGGCCTAACAACTTCCGGCATTGCCGCTTTATTGCCCACAGCTGCGATAGCCACCAATGGAATAAAAGGATGCTCAGGATAAACCTCACTCCATTCATGTTGTATGTCTATGCTTTTGCGCAGCAATGGAGCCGGCGATTTTCCTTCAATCAAACGGGACCTGTAAACTGCCATGGAAATCGCCGGCTCAGACAAAAAAGCATTTTTTGCGCGGCCCAGCAACATCAGTTGGACAGCCATCATTGGTGAGCCCACATATCTGAGACGAATATCGCTGCCTTGAACAAGACCCTGGCCGGACATCAAAACAGAGAAGATGACTTCCGGCATATCCCCGGGGCGAAACGGCAATACCACC encodes:
- a CDS encoding ABC transporter permease yields the protein MKTYTYSALQFYKKPPGALYSAFGVLLLIFFWQLASGHMSGLVIAPPADTLRALYRILSRTDFLSSHFLVSIQRLFLGIAFGVAAGFGLGIPAGLSRPFRLMLEPFRWVLMSIPAVVVIMVALLWFGMGSAMVVFITSLLLSPVVYVSTIEGMHSVDRDLVEMAEIYRFSLWMKIRDIYLMSIAVPLASGMAIVIGNGIRIVVLAEVLGAHEGLGYILSSARTNLDIAELYALVLLSLLIVGITDFCMLKPVLNKIMRWRGRNND
- a CDS encoding ABC transporter ATP-binding protein, whose protein sequence is MIEFCNVAKDFQNFSVLKNITFSVSKGEVVGIAGKSGAGKSTILKLVSGILQPTKGSVATKAFRLGYVFQKPRLLAWKTALDNAILPLRAMGVARREAMATGKDLMDYLGLQGFDNTYPAQLSGGMCQRVAIARALLTKPDLLLMDEPFNGMDSILKDNIFQLLEKKIIQYDATVLYVSHNTDELSRLSSRVIYLEKGRLL
- a CDS encoding ABC transporter substrate-binding protein; its protein translation is MKKILLIYIVFMSCTGGGICQAEKMKQLVLTGPPVAETYPLYCMQEFEQLNNIADEIKFVPWDSTDQLRAMIVAGQVDYAILTTASAAKFYNKGVPIRIVDVLYPSSLGVVSADPDIESIRDLKGTEVVLPFRPGDMPEVIFSVLMSGQGLVQGSDIRLRYVGSPMMAVQLMLLGRAKNAFLSEPAISMAVYRSRLIEGKSPAPLLRKSIDIQHEWSEVYPEHPFIPLVAIAAVGNKAAMPEVVRPFRKAYRANASWCLKHPVETAKQFSVLFPGLCEKAVSENIKATCYRIEPAAEARGEINFFLNIVKAKNPACIGGKIPDENVIWKP